Genomic DNA from Candidatus Zixiibacteriota bacterium:
GCGCCCGGCGGTCCAACCGTTGATGAAATCAGGACCTAGCGGCCGATCCGTTTGCGCTTGTTGGCGATGTAGTCGACCATGATGTAAGTCCCGATCTGATCGGGCGAGGTGTAGAAAACCCGCCCGGTGTTCAGACGGGAGAGCTGGTCGACGAAACCCTGGCGGTAAAAATCCGTGCCGAGCATGAAGGTGTTGATCTTGATGCCACTCTGGGTGCAGCGCTTGACCTCCTTGAGCGTCTCCCGGACGATGCGGCCGTGGAGCATCGCCGATCCCCAGCCGCTGTGAAGCCGGCCGCCCCGGTCGAGGTTCGCCGCCGTCGGCTCGCCGTCGGTGATCAGAATGATCTGCCGGTTGGCGGCGCGGTGCGGGCCGAGGAGCTGGCGCGCGAAGCGCAGCGCCTCCTTGATGTCGGTGCCGTGCTCCATGAAGTAGGTGAGCGATACGATGGACGGGAGATCCTCGGCGCGGATGAGCTTGGCGTTGGAGCGGAACGCCACCAGATGGAGCGTGTCCTGCGGGTACTTGGTCTCGATCAGGCGATGGAGCGCGAGCGCCACCTTCTTGCCCGCGTGAAGCGCGTCGTTCATCAGCATCGAGTAGCTCACGTCGATCAACAGCACCGTCTCGCTGGTCGTCGAGTACTCCACCCGGTGGACGGCGAAGTCCTCGGGGCCGATCCTGAGCGGGATGCCGCGCTTGCCGCTTTCGAGCGAGTTCATCAGGGTCTCGCCGATGTTCACGTGGAGCGGGTCGCCGAACTCGTAGCGTTTCGTCTGCTCGATTCGGTCGCCGAGGAAGCCGCGCAGCCCCGTCGGGTGATCGCCCCAGCGGTTCTTGTTGAGCATCTGGAAGATCTCGCGCAGCGCCTTGTCGCCGATCTTGCGCATGCCCTTCGGGGTGAGGCGCAGACCGTAGTTCGTCCGGACGATGTAGCCTTCGTCCTCGAGTCGCTGCTCGACTTCCTTCAGGTACTTGAGGTTCTCGTAGGCCTCTTCGCCGAGCAGCCTGCGGATCTCTTCGAGATCGAGGTCCGAAGGGTCGCCCATCCCGCGCTGACCCCATCGAAGGAAGCGCTCCAGGCCGCGCAGCTGTCCCAGGATCTGCCCGGCTTCGCCCATTCCCATCCGCTGCGTTCCCTGGAACGGATACTGGTTGAGAAGCTGCTCCAGCTGGTGCATCTGGTTGAGCATGTCGCTCAGCTGTCCCAGCTGCTCCTGGGTCAGCGAGTCGAGATTCTCGAGCATGGCGTCGAGGTCCTCGACCGCGGCGTCGAGCAGGTTGGGCAGGTTCTGCAGGAAGTTCTCGTCTTCGAGCAGCTTGCTCAGCCGGTCGAGCATCTCCATCAGCGCCTGGGGGTCCTGGCCCGCGAGGTTTCCCGGGCGCCGCATGCTGCGCTCGGCGATCTGGTTCTGCAGCCGCTGGCGCAGCTCCTGGTAGCGCCGGTAGGCTTCCTGCATCTTGCGCGCCAGCTCGTTCATGTCGGCGGCATAGCGGCCGCTCAGGCGCTCCATGAAGTTTTTCATCTTTTCATGGTAGGCCTCGAGCTTCTCCGCGAGGCTGTTGAGCTTGTCGCTCAACGCGCGGGCCTCCTCGGGAGAGAGCTTGAACGAATCGGGGGAATACCTGTTGAGGAGCTCGCGCCGCTTCTCCTCGGCCTGGCGCAAGAAGTCCCTCAGGCCCCGAACCGAGCGCTGTCCGTCCTCCGACGTGAAGCCGCGCCGCATCAAGTCGCGCAGAGCGCGGCGGATGCCTTCCTCTTCGAGGAGATTGTCCGACAGGTGCTTGAGGAGATCTTCGGTGGTCGGAAAGCGGATTTCCTGCGTACCATCCCACTGGGTGTACCGATGGATCCGCATGGGGCGACTATAGCGCAGTTCGAGATCAAAAAAAACTCTCGCGGCCAACCCTTCCAACCCGTCTTGCGGCCGGTCGGTTCGAGGAGCCGGCTGGCCCAACGGAGCCGAATGGGTTATGAATAGCGTATGAGGTCTTGGGAGCACGTCGTGATCGGTGCGGGGTTTGCCGGCGCCGCGACAGCTTACCATCTCGCCCGCAGCGGCGCGGGCGGCGTGCTGGTCGTCGAGCAGGAGCCGGTTCCAGGCTTCCATGCCTCGGGTCGCAACGCCGCGATGATACGGCAGTGTGTCCCGGACGAGGCCCTGCAACCGCTTGCCCGCGACGGCGCCGCCTTCTTGCGGGCGCTGCCGCCCGATTGGCAGGTGCCGGTCGGTTTCAAGCGCAACGGCTCGTTGTTGCTGGCCAGCGGCGACGGGGTGGAAAGGCTTCGGCGCGACACGGAGGTGGGCCGGCGTCTGGGCATCGAGGTCGAATTCTGGACGCCGGAGCAGGCCAGGCGCCGGGTGCCCGTCCTGGAAGGAGCCGAGTTCGACGGGGCAGCCTGGTGCGCCACCGACGGGGTCGTGGACATTCACGCGCTGCTCACGGGGTACTTGAAGGGTGCGGCCGCCCGCGGTGTCGAGATTCGCTACGGTTGCGCGGTCCGCTCAATCAGGCGCGCGGCCGGGGGATTCGAGGTCGCGACGGGAGAGGAGG
This window encodes:
- a CDS encoding FAD-dependent oxidoreductase, whose product is MRSWEHVVIGAGFAGAATAYHLARSGAGGVLVVEQEPVPGFHASGRNAAMIRQCVPDEALQPLARDGAAFLRALPPDWQVPVGFKRNGSLLLASGDGVERLRRDTEVGRRLGIEVEFWTPEQARRRVPVLEGAEFDGAAWCATDGVVDIHALLTGYLKGAAARGVEIRYGCAVRSIRRAAGGFEVATGEEVVRARTIINAAGAWANAVARMAGAAELPLRACRRHLFVSGPLSWVDSGWPFVWDVSHDFYFRPEGEGLLLCACDQDEFPPGDPPVDPAVGEALAEKIARCVPRLARVSIQRCWAGLRTLSGDGKFVIGWDPRLEGFFWVAGLGGHGVTTSAAVGALAARLVRGGETEPSFSPARFDAWRSGA
- a CDS encoding VWA domain-containing protein; this translates as MRIHRYTQWDGTQEIRFPTTEDLLKHLSDNLLEEEGIRRALRDLMRRGFTSEDGQRSVRGLRDFLRQAEEKRRELLNRYSPDSFKLSPEEARALSDKLNSLAEKLEAYHEKMKNFMERLSGRYAADMNELARKMQEAYRRYQELRQRLQNQIAERSMRRPGNLAGQDPQALMEMLDRLSKLLEDENFLQNLPNLLDAAVEDLDAMLENLDSLTQEQLGQLSDMLNQMHQLEQLLNQYPFQGTQRMGMGEAGQILGQLRGLERFLRWGQRGMGDPSDLDLEEIRRLLGEEAYENLKYLKEVEQRLEDEGYIVRTNYGLRLTPKGMRKIGDKALREIFQMLNKNRWGDHPTGLRGFLGDRIEQTKRYEFGDPLHVNIGETLMNSLESGKRGIPLRIGPEDFAVHRVEYSTTSETVLLIDVSYSMLMNDALHAGKKVALALHRLIETKYPQDTLHLVAFRSNAKLIRAEDLPSIVSLTYFMEHGTDIKEALRFARQLLGPHRAANRQIILITDGEPTAANLDRGGRLHSGWGSAMLHGRIVRETLKEVKRCTQSGIKINTFMLGTDFYRQGFVDQLSRLNTGRVFYTSPDQIGTYIMVDYIANKRKRIGR